One Marasmius oreades isolate 03SP1 chromosome 2, whole genome shotgun sequence DNA segment encodes these proteins:
- a CDS encoding uncharacterized protein (BUSCO:EOG09265BWR), translated as MTESNFKRFVQVGRLVLLKAGPCAGKVAVIAEIIDHNRAIIDNPISDVPRQAYPYKHLVLTPICLTKLPRTASTGVIRKHLEKEATLAKWESSSWAKKRAAIEKRRTLNDFGRFQVLMEKKRRRDGVRKAVKKLA; from the exons ATGACC GAATCTAATTTCAAACGCTTCGTTCAAGTCGGCCGCTTGGTTCTCTTGAAGGCTGGTCCCTGCGCAGGAAAGGTCGCCGTCATTGCAGAGATTATCGACCATAACCGG GCTATCATCGACAACCCTATCTCTGATGTGCCCCGTCAAGCCTATCCTTACAAACATCTAGTTCTCACCCCCATCTGCCTCACCAAACTTCCTCGTACTGCATCGACCGGTGTCATTAGGAAACACCTTGAGAAGGAGGCGACATTAGCCAAGTGGGAATCAAG CTCTTGGGCCAAAAAACGAGCTGCTATTGAAAAACGCCGGACTCTGAATGACTTTGGTCGGTTTCAAGTCTtgatggagaagaagaggagacgGGATGGTGTCAGGAAGGCggtcaagaagttggcataA